In the genome of Vicia villosa cultivar HV-30 ecotype Madison, WI linkage group LG7, Vvil1.0, whole genome shotgun sequence, one region contains:
- the LOC131620098 gene encoding uncharacterized protein LOC131620098: protein MAPPLKTGSRNISYTFPNPNLDSLGCLAKKITPDETTNFRDKYGYILSLLKMPFTKYEQEGVHTLLQFYNPSLRCFTFPDYLLVPTLEEYSLFLGIPVKKEEVPYYSTMEAPTSIEISKALYLSKSVVEANLTKKGGYFGFRMEFLVKRGYDAAEAKEWDTFRAILALSIYGIMMFSNVPDFVDMNAIHVFILQNPVPTLLGDVYHFIHHKNSQKGGLVRFCAPLLYRWFRSHLPERGAFVDNRHTSKWAERIMGLRAKDIVWYNSALDNREVIMSCGKFKNVPLMGLRGGINYNPVLARRTFGYAFISPPEQTEIAENIFYHVATNIGQMAEAVQAWKSICWRDKKHFGQRDCATYKDYTEWVKTVANAQGMPFPPKDPLYLPAGEQPNIVSMPRYNRTVEQNRKLTEQMETMKVEMNTARGSTSQKRPRVTIDPKTTESQEKKLKEHYEAQLADLTERLQIQTKEANSERARRKKADKLLLELQGTLEKCYEEIRKLKGQVEEKGQGNTQAQEEARCWELKNRYMETMHFRKDLLIQEIIKRPTRAETKKLFEEMKTWSYKNIGDSPLRHLDMGDPA from the exons aTGGCTCCACCATTGAAGACTGGTAGTCGCAACATCTCCTATACATTCCCgaatccgaatctggattctCTTGGGTGTTTAGCGAAGAAGATCACGCCAGATGAGACGACCAATTTCCGAGACAAATATGGGTACATTCTGAGCcttctcaagatgccgttcaccaaGTACGAGCAAGAGGGAGTTCATACCTTGCTTCAGTTCTACAATCCTTCTCTGCGTTGCTTCACGTTCCCTGACTATCTCTTGGttcccactttggaggagtattctcttTTCCTCGGTATTCCGGTCAAAAAAGAAGAGGTCCCGTACTATAGCACCATGGAAGCCCCTACGTCCATTGAAATttctaaggctctttatttgagcaagtcagtCGTGGAAGCAAATCTCACCAAGAAAGGAGGATACTTTGGTTTTCGTATGGAGTTTCTGGTTAAAAGGGGTTACGATGCTGCTGAGGCAAAAGAATGGGACACATTTAGGGCTATCCTGGCTCTAAGTATCTATGGTATCATGATGTTCTCGAACGTGCccgactttgttgatatgaatgccATTCACGTATTCATTCTGCAGAATCCGGTTCCTACACTTTTGGGAGACGTTTATCACTTCATCCATCACAAGAATAGTCAGAAGGGAGGTCTGGTTAGATTCTGTGCTCCGTTGTTATACCGATGGTTCAGGTCACATCTGCCTGAACGTGGCGCTTTCGTTGATAATAGGCACACATCTAAGTGGGCTGAGAGGATTATGGGGCTGAGGGCTAAAGATATTGTCTGGTACAATAGCGCTTTAGATAACAGGGAAGTTATTATGAGTTGCGGAAAATTCAAAAACGTACCTCTCATGGGTCTTAGGGGCGGAATCAACTATAACCCCGTCCTAGCTAGAAGAACATTTGGATATGCTTTTATTAGTCCACCTGAGCAAACAGAGATAGCTGAGAACATTTTCTATCATGTGGCCACCAACATTGGACAGATGGCAGAAGCTGTGCAAGCCTGGAAAAGTATTTGCTGGAGAGATAAGAAGCATTTTGGTCAGAGAGACTGTGCAACTTATAAAGACTATACTGAGTGGGTCAAGACTGTGGCTAACGCCCAAGGGATGCCTTTCCCTCCTAAGGATCCCTTATATCTTCCTGCTGGTGAACAACCCAACATTGTCTCCATGCCTCGTTATAATCGAACTGTTGAGCAGAATCggaaattgactgaacaaatggaaACAATGAAAGTTGAGATGAATACTGctag AGGAAGTACTTCTCAGAAAAGGCCAAGAGTGACTATAGACCCTAAAACTACTGAATCTCAAGAGAAAAAGCTGAAGGAACATTATGAggcccagttggcagatttgACTGAAAGACTCCAGATTCAGACTAAAGAAGCCAATTCAGAAAGGGCTCGTCGAAAGAAAGCAGACAAACTCTTGTTGGAACTCCAAGGGACCTTAGAAAAGTGCTATGAAGAAATCCGAAAGCTGAAGGGTCAAGTAGAAGAAAAAGGTCAAGGTAACacccaagctcaagaggaagccagATGTTGGGAGTTGAAGAACCGCTACATGGAAACTATGCATTTCAGAAAGGACCTATTGATTCAAGAGATCATTAAGAGGCCAACTCGTGCTGAGACTAAAAAGCTGTTTGAAGAGATGAAGACCTGGAGTTACAAGAACATTGGAGATAGCCCTCTTCGtcatttggacatgggagatcctgcTTAG